In Bombus huntii isolate Logan2020A chromosome 9, iyBomHunt1.1, whole genome shotgun sequence, a single window of DNA contains:
- the LOC126869794 gene encoding uncharacterized protein LOC126869794 isoform X4: protein MKVYSLIYTFVAYIFIVMADRRNIFLSKGKSWIADEYFTKLIKLSFTSSGCCNVFLSDTTEDSETLFSQFRSIYPSNYLLKSNTHDCHEFFLLGSSEEGIMESIKKIPLLQWNTEILIIVNNDISNDSRLLNNSVYGIANINIVSMSGMWILSKDYIKPRVFTKVDRYKEIQINDKVNFRGRELQVCSDYIPPMTYLNHTIQKTINGVQAEVYTMDSDLDWDGIEMRLFLIMAEKLNFTWTLRKPEGNYTYGKRINDTYWTSGIMQMIRDQKVDLAFASIWLILDQETFVQLSEPWYQLHIHFLVPRPHRTTGFLALKRPFSEEVWLLLLSVLLLHSFYTYVRTWIDPKFPKRYRNFLIILTDLIGCLLSMSVPKSVGTTMNKLQILFWQITGWLIITAYCSSLAARLASSGYEDRIDTIEQFVQANLQWGKTGQPPPFADFFDLTNPHAAQLPNRYRQVQNSTQLRQFIMQGNYAIPGIIIDTFFFPTDYISNEDLKFIIELQIDERTCGTLLCCFCRSTMAFETHKQGP, encoded by the exons ATGAAGGTGTATTCGTTGATTTACACATTTGTagcgtatatttttatagtgATGGCTGATAGAAGAAATATCTTCTTATCGAAGGGAAAGTCGTGGATTGCAGATGAGTATTTTACGAAACTTATCAAGTTGTCGTTTACTTCTTCTGGATGCTGCAACGTTTTCTTAAGTG ATACGACTGAAGATTCGGAAACATTGTTCAGTCAATTCAGAAGCATCTATCCATCCAATTACCTCTTGAAATCGAACACGCACGACTGCCACGAATTCTTTTTGTTGGGATCAAGTGAAGAAGGAATCATGGAGTctataaaaaa AATACCGTTGCTACAGTGGAATACAGAGATTCTGATTATAGTGAATAACGATATTTCCAATGATTCTCGTCTATTGAATAATTCTGTGTACGGAATTGCAAACATAAATATTGTCTCTATGTCGGGAATGTGGATACTATCGAAAGACTACATAAAACCGCGAGTCTTTACTAAAGTTGACAG ATACAAGGAAATCCAGATAAACGACAAGGTAAACTTTCGTGGTAGAGAATTACAAGTCTGCAGCGATTATATTCCCCCTATGACGTACTTAAACCATACAATTCAAAAAACGATTAATGGTGTACAAGCAGAAGTATACACAATGGATAGtg aTTTGGATTGGGACGGTATCGAAATGCGGTTGTTTCTAATAATGGcggaaaaattaaatttcacgtGGACTTTGAGAAAACCAGAGGGAAACTACAC ATATGGCAAACGAATCAACGACACATATTGGACGAGCGGTATAATGCAAATGATACGTGATCAAAAG GTAGATTTAGCGTTCGCCAGTATTTGGTTAATATTGGATCAAGAAACATTCGTACAGTTATCCGAACCTTGGTACCAActacatatacattttttgGTACCTCGTCCTCATCGAACCACAGGCTTTTTGGCGCTCAAAAGACCATTCTCAGAAGAAGTTTGGCTCTTACTCTTATCTGTATTGCTTCTACACAGCTTCTATACATATGTTCGGACTTGGATTGATCCCAAATTTCCAAAAC GATAtcgtaattttctaattatccTAACCGATCTGATCGGCTGTTTACTAAGCATGTCGGTACCGAAGAGTGTCGGAACCACGATGAACAAACTACAGATTCTTTTCTGGCAGATTACGGGCTGGTTAATAATTACAGCTTATTGCAGTAGCCTTGCAGCTAGACTTGCGAGTTCAGGCTACGAGGACAG gaTCGATACCATCGAACAATTTGTTCAAGCAAATTTGCAATGGGGAAAAACGGGTCAACCACCTCCGTTCGCCGATTTCTTCGACCTCACG AATCCACATGCAGCGCAACTGCCAAATAGATATCGTCAAGTACAAAATAGTACACAGTTAAGACAATTCATTATGCAAGGTAATTACGCTATTCCAGGAATAATTATAGACACCTTTTTTTTTCCAACCGACTATATATCAAACGAAGACTTAAAG ttTATAATAGAATTA
- the LOC126869794 gene encoding uncharacterized protein LOC126869794 isoform X3, with protein sequence MKVYSLIYTFVAYIFIVMADRRNIFLSKGKSWIADEYFTKLIKLSFTSSGCCNVFLSDTTEDSETLFSQFRSIYPSNYLLKSNTHDCHEFFLLGSSEEGIMESIKKIPLLQWNTEILIIVNNDISNDSRLLNNSVYGIANINIVSMSGMWILSKDYIKPRVFTKVDRYKEIQINDKVNFRGRELQVCSDYIPPMTYLNHTIQKTINGVQAEVYTMDSDLDWDGIEMRLFLIMAEKLNFTWTLRKPEGNYTYGKRINDTYWTSGIMQMIRDQKVDLAFASIWLILDQETFVQLSEPWYQLHIHFLVPRPHRTTGFLALKRPFSEEVWLLLLSVLLLHSFYTYVRTWIDPKFPKRYRNFLIILTDLIGCLLSMSVPKSVGTTMNKLQILFWQITGWLIITAYCSSLAARLASSGYEDRIDTIEQFVQANLQWGKTGQPPPFADFFDLTNPHAAQLPNRYRQVQNSTQLRQFIMQGNYAIPGIIIDTFFFPTDYISNEDLKFIIELQIDERTCGTLLCCFCRSTMAFETHKQDHSLVKGNRYRYLAFARCYSQTG encoded by the exons ATGAAGGTGTATTCGTTGATTTACACATTTGTagcgtatatttttatagtgATGGCTGATAGAAGAAATATCTTCTTATCGAAGGGAAAGTCGTGGATTGCAGATGAGTATTTTACGAAACTTATCAAGTTGTCGTTTACTTCTTCTGGATGCTGCAACGTTTTCTTAAGTG ATACGACTGAAGATTCGGAAACATTGTTCAGTCAATTCAGAAGCATCTATCCATCCAATTACCTCTTGAAATCGAACACGCACGACTGCCACGAATTCTTTTTGTTGGGATCAAGTGAAGAAGGAATCATGGAGTctataaaaaa AATACCGTTGCTACAGTGGAATACAGAGATTCTGATTATAGTGAATAACGATATTTCCAATGATTCTCGTCTATTGAATAATTCTGTGTACGGAATTGCAAACATAAATATTGTCTCTATGTCGGGAATGTGGATACTATCGAAAGACTACATAAAACCGCGAGTCTTTACTAAAGTTGACAG ATACAAGGAAATCCAGATAAACGACAAGGTAAACTTTCGTGGTAGAGAATTACAAGTCTGCAGCGATTATATTCCCCCTATGACGTACTTAAACCATACAATTCAAAAAACGATTAATGGTGTACAAGCAGAAGTATACACAATGGATAGtg aTTTGGATTGGGACGGTATCGAAATGCGGTTGTTTCTAATAATGGcggaaaaattaaatttcacgtGGACTTTGAGAAAACCAGAGGGAAACTACAC ATATGGCAAACGAATCAACGACACATATTGGACGAGCGGTATAATGCAAATGATACGTGATCAAAAG GTAGATTTAGCGTTCGCCAGTATTTGGTTAATATTGGATCAAGAAACATTCGTACAGTTATCCGAACCTTGGTACCAActacatatacattttttgGTACCTCGTCCTCATCGAACCACAGGCTTTTTGGCGCTCAAAAGACCATTCTCAGAAGAAGTTTGGCTCTTACTCTTATCTGTATTGCTTCTACACAGCTTCTATACATATGTTCGGACTTGGATTGATCCCAAATTTCCAAAAC GATAtcgtaattttctaattatccTAACCGATCTGATCGGCTGTTTACTAAGCATGTCGGTACCGAAGAGTGTCGGAACCACGATGAACAAACTACAGATTCTTTTCTGGCAGATTACGGGCTGGTTAATAATTACAGCTTATTGCAGTAGCCTTGCAGCTAGACTTGCGAGTTCAGGCTACGAGGACAG gaTCGATACCATCGAACAATTTGTTCAAGCAAATTTGCAATGGGGAAAAACGGGTCAACCACCTCCGTTCGCCGATTTCTTCGACCTCACG AATCCACATGCAGCGCAACTGCCAAATAGATATCGTCAAGTACAAAATAGTACACAGTTAAGACAATTCATTATGCAAGGTAATTACGCTATTCCAGGAATAATTATAGACACCTTTTTTTTTCCAACCGACTATATATCAAACGAAGACTTAAAG ttTATAATAGAATTA
- the LOC126869794 gene encoding uncharacterized protein LOC126869794 isoform X5 encodes MKVYSLIYTFVAYIFIVMADRRNIFLSKGKSWIADEYFTKLIKLSFTSSGCCNVFLSDTTEDSETLFSQFRSIYPSNYLLKSNTHDCHEFFLLGSSEEGIMESIKKIPLLQWNTEILIIVNNDISNDSRLLNNSVYGIANINIVSMSGMWILSKDYIKPRVFTKVDRYKEIQINDKVNFRGRELQVCSDYIPPMTYLNHTIQKTINGVQAEVYTMDSDLDWDGIEMRLFLIMAEKLNFTWTLRKPEGNYTYGKRINDTYWTSGIMQMIRDQKVDLAFASIWLILDQETFVQLSEPWYQLHIHFLVPRPHRTTGFLALKRPFSEEVWLLLLSVLLLHSFYTYVRTWIDPKFPKRYRNFLIILTDLIGCLLSMSVPKSVGTTMNKLQILFWQITGWLIITAYCSSLAARLASSGYEDRIDTIEQFVQANLQWGKTGQPPPFADFFDLTNPHAAQLPNRYRQVQNSTQLRQFIMQELQIDERTCGTLLCCFCRSTMAFETHKQDHSLVKGNRYRYLAFARCYSQTG; translated from the exons ATGAAGGTGTATTCGTTGATTTACACATTTGTagcgtatatttttatagtgATGGCTGATAGAAGAAATATCTTCTTATCGAAGGGAAAGTCGTGGATTGCAGATGAGTATTTTACGAAACTTATCAAGTTGTCGTTTACTTCTTCTGGATGCTGCAACGTTTTCTTAAGTG ATACGACTGAAGATTCGGAAACATTGTTCAGTCAATTCAGAAGCATCTATCCATCCAATTACCTCTTGAAATCGAACACGCACGACTGCCACGAATTCTTTTTGTTGGGATCAAGTGAAGAAGGAATCATGGAGTctataaaaaa AATACCGTTGCTACAGTGGAATACAGAGATTCTGATTATAGTGAATAACGATATTTCCAATGATTCTCGTCTATTGAATAATTCTGTGTACGGAATTGCAAACATAAATATTGTCTCTATGTCGGGAATGTGGATACTATCGAAAGACTACATAAAACCGCGAGTCTTTACTAAAGTTGACAG ATACAAGGAAATCCAGATAAACGACAAGGTAAACTTTCGTGGTAGAGAATTACAAGTCTGCAGCGATTATATTCCCCCTATGACGTACTTAAACCATACAATTCAAAAAACGATTAATGGTGTACAAGCAGAAGTATACACAATGGATAGtg aTTTGGATTGGGACGGTATCGAAATGCGGTTGTTTCTAATAATGGcggaaaaattaaatttcacgtGGACTTTGAGAAAACCAGAGGGAAACTACAC ATATGGCAAACGAATCAACGACACATATTGGACGAGCGGTATAATGCAAATGATACGTGATCAAAAG GTAGATTTAGCGTTCGCCAGTATTTGGTTAATATTGGATCAAGAAACATTCGTACAGTTATCCGAACCTTGGTACCAActacatatacattttttgGTACCTCGTCCTCATCGAACCACAGGCTTTTTGGCGCTCAAAAGACCATTCTCAGAAGAAGTTTGGCTCTTACTCTTATCTGTATTGCTTCTACACAGCTTCTATACATATGTTCGGACTTGGATTGATCCCAAATTTCCAAAAC GATAtcgtaattttctaattatccTAACCGATCTGATCGGCTGTTTACTAAGCATGTCGGTACCGAAGAGTGTCGGAACCACGATGAACAAACTACAGATTCTTTTCTGGCAGATTACGGGCTGGTTAATAATTACAGCTTATTGCAGTAGCCTTGCAGCTAGACTTGCGAGTTCAGGCTACGAGGACAG gaTCGATACCATCGAACAATTTGTTCAAGCAAATTTGCAATGGGGAAAAACGGGTCAACCACCTCCGTTCGCCGATTTCTTCGACCTCACG AATCCACATGCAGCGCAACTGCCAAATAGATATCGTCAAGTACAAAATAGTACACAGTTAAGACAATTCATTATGCAAG AATTA